One window of Dermacentor albipictus isolate Rhodes 1998 colony chromosome 9, USDA_Dalb.pri_finalv2, whole genome shotgun sequence genomic DNA carries:
- the LOC139049675 gene encoding uncharacterized protein — protein MSSCSGSYGSYCCVQWCQNNGRTRKKPGTSFFRIPQDSRSTAWVAYSRRADLMEKPAGVLYKSYRICSDHFTAKDFLDPGRTRLIRTAVPTVSSAFADAADVPSVGFAVASHQNTVPEDHLEKSIGISTMFEDPALQGCSRPASEEQAGEDVLHKTCEQGSLMTASHAAKASLQQMSGCNTPVSELGATTSQVDMFGSSSTEDERCAVDDAISEVSPSANIFDSAERPVGNYPVAWKSAVRSSPSTKFRATVRRLQSKLARCQRTIKRLQKKQSKLPPSISKALGIIRPSVTEEVFKLLCTHLRLQQRGKGKRFPIWLKKFALLLNFRGPRAYRFLAPIFSLPTQRTLRRWLCNFRMSPGVIPGIIQSISASTHAWNERDRVCTLMFDEIALKKNLSYDAGEDIVHGFADDGIERSSSIADRAMVVLLAGISKRWVQPVAFTIGHVLTWANVIDKLLISIIEQLKAVRIVVKAVICDQGTSNVSLAQKLGITIGKPYFEVLGERVYFIFDVPHLIKTTRNNLQAHELLIGKEVVNWSHIEQLYKSTHELRLRLAPKLTERHIYQRPFCNMKVSRAVQVLSSSVSIAIMTLVYVNELSSSAVATANFCDRMDKLFDTLNSSSPHRNAQKYRYAIKKGQNELIKFLKEQLPWIASWKFSGKRQPQTITGWQITIQAVIHLWDDLGQLQLHLSANS, from the exons ATGTCCTCCTGTAGTGGCTCGTACGGCAGTTACTGTTGTGTACAGTGGTGCCAAAACAATGGAAGAACGAGAAAGAAGCCCGGCACCAGTTTTTTTCGTATCCCACAGGACAGCAG GTCGACGGCATGGGTGGCATATTCCCGCAGAGCCGACCTTATGGAAAAGCCGGCAGGTGTGTTGTACAAGTCATACAGGATATGCAGCGACCATTTCACTGCAAAAGATTTCCTGGACCCAGGTCGCACGCGACTCATTAGAACAGCTGTACCTACAGTTTCCTCAG cttttgcagatgctgccgaTGTGCCATCTGTTGGATTCGCTGTTGCATCACATCAAAACACCGTTCCAGAGGACCATCTGGAAAAGTCTATAGGCATCAGCACTATGTTTGAAGACCCTGCTTTGCAAG GCTGCAGCCGTCCTGCAAGTGAGGAACAAGCTGGTGAGGACGTCCTACATAAGACATGCGAGCAAGGCTCCCTCATGACGGCAAGCCATGCTGCTAAAG CAAGCctacaacagatgtctggctgcAACACCCCTGTGAGCGAGCTAGGTGCAACGACCTCCCAGGTGGATATGTTTGGCAGCAGTTCTACCGAGGATGAGCGTTGTGCTGTTGATG ATGCCATTTCCGAGGTGTCCCCAAGCGCCAACATTTTCGATTCAGCTGAAAGACCAGTAGGAAACTATCCCG TTGCTTGGAAGAGCGCAGTGAGGAGCTCTCCGTCAACAAAATTTAGGGCGACCGTCCGGCGACTGCAGTCCAAGCTAGCAAGATGCCAGCGGACCATCAAACggttgcagaagaagcagagcaaGCTACCGCCATCCATTTCGAAGGCACTGGGCATTATTCGTCCATCAGTGACAGAGGAGGTTTTTAAGCTTTTGTGTACACACCTGCGATTGCAGCAGAGGGGAAAAGGCAAGCGCTTCCCTATCTGGCTCAAAAAGTTTGCCTTGCTTTTGAACTTCCGTGGACCCCGTGCATaccgttttttggcaccaattttCTCTTTGCCAACACAGCGTACTCTGAGACGCTGGTTGTGCAACTTTAGGATGTCACCAGGAGTGATTCCCGGAATTATTCAAAGTATTTCTGCTAGCACTCACGCATGGAATGAGCGCGACCGAGTATGCACCCTCATGTTTGATGAAATAGCTTTGAAAAAGAACTTATCCTATGATGCCGGTGAAGATATTGTGCATGGGTTTGCAGATGATGGCATCGAGCGGTCATCAAGTATTGCCGACAGAGCCATGGTTGTGCTTCTGGCAGGTATATCTAAGAGGTGGGTTCAGCCAGTCGCATTTACGATAGGGCATGTATTGACATGGGCAAATGTTATTGATAAATTACTAATCTCGATTATTGAGCAACTTAAAGCCGTCAGAATTGTTGTCAAAGCGGTAATCTGTGACCAAGGCACGTCAAATGTCAGCTTGGCGCAGAAATTGGGCATCACGATTGGGAAACCATATTTTGAAGTTCTAGGCGAgagagtttattttatttttgatgtaCCTCATTTGATCAAAACGACCCGCAACAATCTCCAAGCACATGAGTTGCTCATTGGGAAAGAAGTTGTGAATTGGTCTCATATTGAACAACTGTACAAATCCACACATGAACTAAGGTTACGATTGGCTCCAAAGCTAACAGAGCGGCACATATACCAAAGGCCATTTTGTAACATGAAAGTCAGCAGAGCTGTACAAGTCCTGAGCTCATCAGTTAGTATTGCAATTATGACATTGGTTTATGTAAATGAGCTTTCCTCTTCAGCTGTAGCTACAGCAAACTTTTGTGACCGTATGGATAAGCTATTCGACACATTGAACAGCTCCAGCCCCCATAGGAATGCTCAGAAATACAGATATGCCATCAAAAAGGGGCAAAATGAATTAATTAAATTTCTGAAAGAACAGCTTCCATGGATTGCTTCTTGGAAATTTTCTGGCAAGCGTCAGCCGCAAACAATCACTGGCTGGCAGATAACAATTCAGGCTGTCATCCATCTTTGGGACGATCTCGGCCAATTACAACTTCATCTATCTGCTAACTCGTAG